A region of the Candidatus Zixiibacteriota bacterium genome:
GCCTCGCTCCGCCTCGGCGACTGGAACGAGGGCGGCGCCGGTGTGACTATCGTCAAGCTGAAGGAATAACATGATTCCTCAGGAGACTATCGACCAGATTCGACAGGCTACCGATATCGTGCAGATAATCGGTGAATACCTGCGCCTGAAAAAACGAGGTCGTAATTACCAGGCACTTTGTCCGTTCCACACCGAAAAGACTCCCTCGTTCAACGTCTCCCCCGATAAACAGATTTTTCATTGCTTCGGCTGCGGCAAAGGCGGCAACGTTTACACCTTCCTGATGGAACATGAAAACATGTCGTTCGTCGAGGCGGTTCGCCACCTGGCCCGCAAAGCGAATATAACGATACGGGAAGAGCGGACATCGCCGGAACGACGCGAACAGATCGAGCGACTCAACTACGCCAACGAAGTGGCCCTGGAGTATTTCCGCAAGACTCTGCGCCTGTCGCAGTATTCACAAGTGTACAACGACTATCTCATCGGACGTCGCGGTCTAAACGAGGAGTCAATCAATAACTTCATGCTCGGCCTGGCCGGCCAGGAATGGGACGGCTTACTCCGTTATGCCACACGCAAGGACTTATCTGCCGAAGATTTGAGCAAGGCCGGGCTGACCATACTATCGGAGAAAAAAGGGAATTACTTCGACCGTTTCCGTCAGCGGTTGATGATTCCGATTATCAATCTCAGTCAGCACCCGATAGCCTTCGGCGGTCGGACACTGAAAAAAGGTGAACCGGCCAAGTACGTGAACTCACCGGAGACGCCGCTCTACAACAAGAGCAATGTGCTCTATGGTCTGAATTTCGCTCGCGACCACATTCGCAACACCAACACCGCGTACGTTGTCGAGGGATATTTCGACGTCATCTCGCTCTGGCAGGTCGGCATCCGCAACGTAGTTGCCTCCAGCGGCACGGCTTTCACTAGTCAACAGGCACGACTCCTGGCCCGCTTTGCCGAAGATGTATATCTGTTTTTTGACGCCGACTCGGCCGGTCAAAAAGCTGCTATCCGTTCGGTCGACTCCCTTTACGACGCCGGCCTCGAGGTCAAGGTGATCGTCGCTCCGGCCGGGGAGGACCCCGACTCACTGGCGCGCACCAAAGGAGCCGACGTGATCCACGAGTTGACTGAAAATGCGTTGGGATTTATCCCCTTTCGCATTCGCGAGATAGACACCGGCGGGCTTGGGATTATCGCCAAGGAGAAACTGATCAAGGAATTCGCCGCTCTGTCGGATAAAATTGCCGATGCCACTCGCCGGGGATTATTTCAGGAAGAAGCCGCCAATGCCCTCAACGTCGATGTCGCTTTGCTGCGACAATCGGTCGCAACCACGCCTGCGGACTTCGAGACGTCTCCCCCACAACCGCGATATAAGTCACATCCTGATGAATTCGAGTTGTTGTCACTGCTGTTCAGCGGCGCCGGAGACATTGACATGGTGTTCGAGAAAATATCTCCCGAGGATTTTGACTCGAAACAACTGGCTCGGCTTTATGCCGCCATGATTAATGAATATCGTACGACCGGAATTGTCGATGCGGCAGCCTTATCGGAATCGGTGCGCGACCCGGAGTTCCTTTCGCTCATTACCGAGGTTGCCTCGCGCCACTGGCCGCCCGAAGAGGTTGACGCAGCCGTCGTTATGGTAGTCAAGGCAATATCGCAGAATAAACGTAAACGTATCCGCAATAGATTGAAACAAGAGTTGGATGAGGCCACCGCCGCCGGTGACGATAAAAAAGCCGAACGATTGCTCAAGGAAATCAACGATCTGTTGTAGAAGCTTATGCTGACCAGTCTGCACATCGAAAACATCGCCCTGGCGGAGAACGTGACGCTGGAATTCGAGGCCGGGCTTTCCGTCCTTACCGGCGAGACCGGCGCGGGCAAGTCGATCATCGTCAACGCTCTCGCTTTGGCTATGGGTGATCGCGCCGACCGTGAGTATGTTCGCCACGGTGCGGAGGAAGCACGAGTTGAAGCCTGTTTCAATATCAGCCATCTATCGAAAAGTCTCCAGAGACAACTGAGTGAATACTGCGAAAATGGTCGCATCCTGATCAGCCGGACAATCTCTTCAGAGGGAGGTTCGCAAAGCAGTATCAACGGTCGCCGGTCAACGGTGGCGCAGATTAAAGAAGCCACCGCACCGTTCGTGGAAATAGTCGGGCAGCATGCCAATCAGGCGCTCATGGATGAGTCCAACCATCTCTCTTTTCTGGATCGCTTCGGCAGCCTGGACAGCCTCGCCGAGGAAGTCGCCGAAGACTTCCGGAAATGGCAGAGCAATCGCACCAAACTGGAGCATCTGCGCAATCGCCGAGCACAACTGCACCAGGAACGCGAACTCCTCCTGTTCCAAAAGAAAGAAATCGAGTCAGCCCAGATACGAATCGGAGAAGAACAGGAACTTCTGACCGAACGCAAGGTGCTCGATTCGGCTCGCTTCCTCATGGAGTCGGCGGCGCAAATCGGTGAAGCGCTAGACGGCGAAGAACTGTCGGTAATCGGCCAGGTCGGCATGATTTACAAACTGCTTGACGACATGGCCCGGATCGATCCCAGCC
Encoded here:
- the dnaG gene encoding DNA primase, whose protein sequence is MIPQETIDQIRQATDIVQIIGEYLRLKKRGRNYQALCPFHTEKTPSFNVSPDKQIFHCFGCGKGGNVYTFLMEHENMSFVEAVRHLARKANITIREERTSPERREQIERLNYANEVALEYFRKTLRLSQYSQVYNDYLIGRRGLNEESINNFMLGLAGQEWDGLLRYATRKDLSAEDLSKAGLTILSEKKGNYFDRFRQRLMIPIINLSQHPIAFGGRTLKKGEPAKYVNSPETPLYNKSNVLYGLNFARDHIRNTNTAYVVEGYFDVISLWQVGIRNVVASSGTAFTSQQARLLARFAEDVYLFFDADSAGQKAAIRSVDSLYDAGLEVKVIVAPAGEDPDSLARTKGADVIHELTENALGFIPFRIREIDTGGLGIIAKEKLIKEFAALSDKIADATRRGLFQEEAANALNVDVALLRQSVATTPADFETSPPQPRYKSHPDEFELLSLLFSGAGDIDMVFEKISPEDFDSKQLARLYAAMINEYRTTGIVDAAALSESVRDPEFLSLITEVASRHWPPEEVDAAVVMVVKAISQNKRKRIRNRLKQELDEATAAGDDKKAERLLKEINDLL